A segment of the Chlorocebus sabaeus isolate Y175 chromosome 15, mChlSab1.0.hap1, whole genome shotgun sequence genome:
GCCCTGCATGTATGCCATGCTGTCATCCTGCTGCAGCTCTGGCTGGGCCTGCAGCCTTTCCCCAAGAGCACCCAACACAGCAAGAAAGCTCACTGAAATCCACCCCTTTCCCTCCAGTCCACTCTCAGGACCTGGGGTGGGATGGACTCTGTGCCCTTCCAAATAAACCTTGCTAAGTCCACCTCTGTGCAACCTGCTTGGAGGTAGGGGCAACTGATGCCTGGTCCAGGCTGTGAGGGACATGTGTGGGACAGATAAAGAATTCACTGAAGCAGTCCTAAGAGGCACTTTATTGCATAGGATTTGGGGACTGTGGCTCTCTCCCCTTCCACTGTGCTGCAGGGAGCTCAGAGGATGGAGGGGAGGgtgagtggggtgggaggagcggGAGAGAGCACAGGCAGGCACTTCTTGTGGGGGCAAGAGGGCTCTAGGGAGGGAGTAAGAAGCAGTGGGGGACAGGCTGGCACCAGCCTACACCTTCCCAGCACCAAGAGGCCAGTCCTGGGCGGCAGTGTCTTTAGTGTGTTGGGTGGGGCGCCAACCCAAGCAGCAGCGGGCAGCCTTCACACGTTTGCTGGGCTGTAGCACAGCAGGTGTAGCTGCAGGTTCTGGTCCCAGTGGCGCAGTAGCAGGAAGAGCCCCCGGGCTGCGGCCTTGAGGGCGGCCAGGTCAAGGCCGTCAGGCAAGTGCTGGGCCCGCAGCCAGCAATCAGCCTTGGCTGCTGTCAGTTCCCACTCGCCAAAGGCAGCAGCGCATCGGTGCTCTAGCCAGGCCAGCGCCACGGCAGTGGCCCAGGTCCGGCCCCGCAGGTCGGTGCCGCCCAGCCCTTCCGCCCCCTCCGAGGCCTCGGTATCTGAACCCCGCCCACTGTCCACCTGGCCTGGACCCTCGGAGCCCGAGCTGGGGGACGGGCTGCAGGAGGCTGTGGCACTGTCACCCTGACCAACACCAGGGCCTAGAAGTGCCCAGGGCAATGAGGCCgaggtggggctgaggctggCACGGTGCACGGCAAAGGGCGAGGCGCGGCAGAGGCGCTCCTGCGAGATGCGCACAGCGGCACAGAAGGGCGCGTCCAGGCGGAAGGAGCCTGGTGCCTCCTGCAGCCGCACCTGAGGAGAGAGGAGGTGGGGGGAGAAGCGAGCTTAGACAGCGCCTGGCCCCGGCGGcgccaccctccacctcccgagtcCTCACCAGGGGCAGGTAGTCATGGTCGATGCCTTCACTGTTGTTGGCCTGGCCCAGGTCAGGTCTACAGGGTTTGTGACGGTGGCCCAGGCTAAGCCGAGAGGGAGGACGGGGAGGTGGGCGGCGAGGACCTTCCATGGGAGTGGCAGCGTCCCCCAAAGCACACTTGGAGTTGCCATTTTGGTCCGAGTCCCAGGCGCCTGCTGGAGAGCCTCCCTGAAGTCCTGCAGTGGGGATCATCAGTGCCAGCGGGTGGTCTCTAAGTCCAAGTGCCCCTACCCTTTCCCTACCTTTAGAGTAGACAACAGTAGGCAGAGGAGCTGCATCTAGACAGCTGTGAGCGGCAGGTGGGGTTCCTGGGGGCTCAGCTGGCTCTGCAGGGACACAGGGGACAGGAGTCAGGTTTGTCCAGGAGAGTGGCCAGTGAGGTGACAGCTGCACCTGAGAGGTCACCAGAAGAGGCCCCTACCTGAGCTGCACACTTGCAGGACCCCAGGCAGGACCTCCCTAGTGGTAGCATCCACAGCTACAGGGCAAGTGAAGCAGGAAGGGGCAGAGCTGACCTTACTTGTCTGAAGGGCTCGAAGCCAGCATCTCCGGGCATGGCCTGTGGAACCAAGGAGTGGTCTGTGGAACCCTCACCACCCACCCTCTACAGAGGGCTCATAGAAAAAATTGCAGTGTTCTCCCCAGCTTCTCCCTCTATCGACTTTAACAGAGTAGATTGCCTTGCTAGGCCCAGAACCAGCTCAGACTCCCCGACTTTGACAAGAAGTGGTCAGGCTGAACCTTCAACCTCTAGCAGAACAAGGGCCCCCGGCTGCCCAGAATTCAGCACTCTGGACACCACCCAGAGGAAGCACCTTTTCTTCCACCTATTTCTGCACTAACAGAACTTGGAAATATTCTCTCTTCGTGATCCAGTGTGGTAGCCATAGTCACATAAGACTATTGAGTACTTCAGCtgtggctagtgcaactgagGAAATGAACTCTAAGTATTTTCCTAAATGACAAAGATTTGTTTTAATGTGTGGGTGCTCTGAATCATTACAGGATCACATTGCCCTCTGAGCTGGCTGCTAGGAAGCTTGTCAGTCCTGGATCCGATCCTTGCAAGAGTGTATCACCTCACAGCATGCACCTTTAATATAATATAACCTCATTctcagtttccttttatttttactttttcccatTGCCCTGCTTAATTTTTTATCTTGTCTGACGTGAGCCTCAAATCCTTTGTGATGAAAGTGAGTTATGGAGAGTGACCAAACACACAGACCTCTACCTTTGCTGCTTTTAGCCCATGCCTTTGGGCCCTGACTGGACCCATGAGCCACTCACCCCGGTCTGCTGTGGTCTCGGCCCCTCCTCGGAGGGCCAGCTGCTCATTGTCCCGGACCACAGAGGCTGCTGTCAGCCGATGGAGTGCTTGGTCCCAAGCAGCTTCTCTTACAGGAGGTGAGGGAGGCTGTGAGCCATCTCCAGGTCCCCACAGTGTCTCCAGCCCAACACCCACCTCCCAGCACATAGGCTGCTCCCCACACAGGCCCCGGATCACCACATGGCAGCGTGGAGCCTGGGGAGGCACTGCCGGAGGGGCTGACTCCCCACTGGGAGGCACAGCCGTGAATAAGAAGGGTGGTTCCATCAGCATGTCCCAGTCCATGGGGGCTGGGGAGAGCAGGCTTCCTGGGAAGGCAAGACGGGCATGAGCAGAGTGGTCCTCTGGGATTTACCTCCCCAAGGCCTCCTTGGTGTCAGGGAAACCAGCTCCCCATCCAACACTTACCTGAGTCATCCAGGCCTTGTCCCAGTTGTTGGCCTGGCTCAGGACTTGGGCCATCTAGTATTGCACCCAAAGAGGGTTTGCGAGGTCGGCCGGGGACTTGGTTTGCCCGGCCTGGAGGTGAAGAGAGGCTTCGGCCAGCCAGAGCCGCTCTGTGCTGACGGCCCAGCACCTCAGTACTCAAGGCCCCCACCTGCAATGTGAGATATGGGGGCCACTGGTCAAGGAATGCAGAACCCCTGACCATCATACATGGGTGCACAGCTGGCCCATGCCCCTTGTCTGAAACCCTGGGCGGCCACTCACCACCTTGAGGAGAAAGGCCAAGTTCCTTATGGCCTACAATGACCTCTGGCCTTGGCCCCTTCCCAGCGTCATCCCACTCCACTTCCTATTTCCCACTTGTGGTTGTTgcttgtctctgttttcattcatGTCTTCTCCCTCTCTGCATGACTACCTTGTGCTTATTCTTCCAGATACGGCTCTGACTTTCCTGACTCCCTCAAGCGGAGTTAGTCACCCTGACTTTAAGCCCCCATAATACATGTCCTTGTGCTCATCACTGGTTGTTACATGGTATTATCATTGGGGATTTAcccacctttctctctagctAGACTTAATAGTAAGCTCCACATaatgtctggcacacagcaggtggtaaataaatatttgctggataCAAGGCGAATGAATGTGGGTTGCATCATACCTTGAATGGAGCCAGTGTGGGTGCAGGCAGGGGACAGGAGCGGGAGCCTGCAGGTTCTCCCCAGGCCAGACTGCGGCAACCTTGCTGAGAAGGGGGCTCCAGGGGAGCACTACCTTCGGGGGAGCCAGGACCCTGGGAGCCTGGAGACTCACTGCTGCCTGTGGAGCCTGGGCCTGGCTCGGGGCTGGCAGAGCAGTGGGTGAGCACATACTGCTCCCGAATGTACGAGGACTGGAAGATGCGGCGCCATATGGCTGTGTCAGAGGAGGGGTTGGGTCCAGGGTCCGTGACTGGGTCTGTCAGAGCATCAGTACCTGCTGGGAGGCAGTAGAATGGACCCCAGCCCTGACCCCTCCCAGTATCCACTCCAACAtagccacacacatacacctgggCACTTACTCCGCTCCGAGTCCCCGGCAGCCCATGGGCTGGACAGTTCTGCTGACACAGTGCCTGTTCCCAGTGGCTCCGAGGTGCCAGTGGGGTCAGTGCCAGGGCTGGCAGCAGATGGGGCCTCTTCTGGGGATGGAAACACGGACCCACCCAAGCTCTGCCAGCCAGGCTCTTGGCCCTAGAGAGAGTATTATTGGGAAAAAATTAGCTGCAGTTATATGCTACCTCTTTCCAAACAGGATTTTTAGATGGCTTATAGCAAGAGGCAACAAAGCTAATAAACCAGAAACAAAAGACCAGTACTAAAGAAGGAGGAAGCAAACATGTTCACCGTAAGGCTTAATAGAGCTGCTGGGAAGCTGAGCTTTAAGTTTGGCCCTGAGCTCCCTGGCagccaggccaaaaaaaaaaaaaaaaaaaagtctattataCAGCTCTCATGATCAAAAAGGAGGAAGTATGCATAGTTCTTCTAAAGAGATAaggcttttcattaaaaaataactaccATGTCTCCAGCTCCTACTGTGTCAAGTGTCCTGCCAAAACTACTCACTTTATGACCCCTGATGACAGCCACCTGTGAACAACATCGTTTCCATATGAGGAAATGGGTCAgtgaggtgaagtgacttgctcaaatcAAATGGCTggcaagtgacagagctgggattagagattGCGTCTAGGTTATGCTCATCCATAACTGCGTGTCCCAGAAAATACATTGGCTGGTGCTTTCTGTAGGGAACTATGTGAAGCCTTGAGCAAGCCTTGACAGAAACCTCATGGCAAATGCGGGTACTGTTTTCTGTGGCTGTGTGCTTTAATGACCTTGGGTAAAAAATCAGGGGCAACACTTTGCAGGACAACTCAGTGGAAGACCCGATGAAGGCAGCAGGGTGTGGTCATCTTGGGGGACCCAGTGTGATCTCTGTGGAGCCCTAGGGGATAGTAGAGGAGCTTGGTAGAGAGAGGCACAGAGAATGGAAAAAGGGTTTGGAAGAGATGCGGGGACTTCAGCCATCCCAGGCCCCCCTACCACATCCTAGCCCCCCTACCATACCCTAGCCCAGGCCTACCCCTGGTGGACGGGGCCGGAAGCCATCCACCCTGAAGAGTGAGCAGTAACCGAGGAGCTGGTCCCCAGGGTAGAGTGCTGGGATCTCCCGGGGGGTCAGCAGTGCCTCCACGGTGTCGGGCACAAACCAGTCCACAGAGATATCACTCAGGGCAGGCTCCAGTGCCTTCCGCAGAGCCTGCACCAGCTGTGGGGTGGCCAGAGGGAGGACATGGGAGGGAAAGAGGTGTCATACAGCCAGACACAGCAGGAAGGCTGCCCTTCCCTTGATGCCATCTGCCCAGCCCCTGAGCTGGTGGGGCACAGGTTCAGGCTGGGGTCAGGAGGAGGAATGAGGGTAGGAGCAAGCAGGGGGCCAGAGTGCTCAGTTCTCAGGATCTGGTCTGTCTCCTGGCCTGAGCTTTGCCACATGGATGGAGCAGGACTGTGAAGAGGAGGCTCAGTTCCAGGACTAAATGAGATTCAGAGGGTGGTCAGAGACAGTGTCCCGACACCTTTGGCCTTCACAGCACCAACAGCTCTTCCCCGGTGGAGTGGGGAGAAGGCCTGGTGAGGGCGCCAGGAGCCCCCATGGCCTGCCTGAGTTCTGTTTCAGACTTGATGTGTAACTTGGAAGAAAAACTTTCAGGTGTAGGGAACAGGGCCCAGGCTCAAGCTCACCATgggctgcagcctctgcccaggCCTCAGGAAGTAGGCCTGGCCCCTGCTGAGGGCAGATAAACCCTGGAGCAGCTGGTGGCAGGTGGGCCCCAGCCCAAAGGAGAAGCATCTGATGAGGGAAAGGAAGCAGCTGTGATCTTCGGGAGCCCCTTGTGCGGGCTCAATCTTAGGCATCTGGCTCTGCCCATCCCATACCTGGCTGTCCCCCTGTGCCACCTCATGAGCTCCAGGGTTCGGTGGGTAGTGGCAGCCATGGgtgaggcagcagtgagcaggAACAGCTGCCGAGGGTAGGCCCTGTGCTGGGGCTGCCCCATGGCCCAGTCCAGAGCAGCCAGCACATCTGGAGGCCCGCTCGGAATCTTCAGGGTCTCAATGCTCTCACAGATCAGCTGCACAGCGTCCTGGAGAGAGAAGGCACAGGCTGGGACGCACTGGGCTGAAACCTCTATGTAAGACCCCCAGAATCCCTGGACCACACTCACATCACTGCAAGGCCGGCTCTCTGGGAAGAGTGGCTGCACCAACGTCCCAAACACGGCCAGGTTGATAAGCGTCTGAGGCGGGAGGGACTTCACAGCCAAAACAATGGCATCCTGTGGAGAGCCAGGGAGGGCGGCATGAGGCCGGCCCCATGGGCCCTGATAGAGAGCAAGGGAAGCCAGATCGCTGCCTTATCCAGGCTGTGATTCAAATGAGAGGCTGTGGTAACCTGGGAGAGGTCCTGGATGTTAGGGAAAGCCTCTGTGCCAGTGAGCCCccgagtgtgtgtgagagactgTGTGTGGGACTCTGGAGGTATACATGAAACTTCAGTCTCCCCGTGATTGGAGTGACTCCCTGTGACTGAGTGCGAGTCTATGTATGAGAGGCTCTTGGAATCCTGGAGAGACGTGTGTGCGTGGATATGAGCAAGAGAGCGTGACAGTGTCTGTTTGGTGGTTGCAGCAAGGCTGCTCTCTGCAGGAATCCCCTGAGGAGTTGCCATCTGCTTCCTCTTTGGAAGATGGTGTTTGAAGCAACAAggtaactcctggcttcaagaggcTGCCCCCAGCCCACCACAGACctactgccccaccccacccccaggcctgCCCACACCACACCCGCACGGGCCTTGTGTGCCGCGCTGCTGCCATCCAACAGGAAGAgtagctcccgagtagctgtccCCAGGTGTCCGGGCTTGGAGCTCAGGTCCGGGCAGAAGCTCAGCACCAGCACAGGGTTCAGCAGGATGTCCTTGTGGAAGCGTCGCTGCAGGAACCACACCTGAGCAGGGGAGTCccaaatcagcctgggcaaggcTTAGTGCTACTTTGTTGAGGCTGGGCAGTGGGACTGGCTCTGGGGCCTTTTTCTGTCTGATCCACCCAGAGGGGACATCTTTTTGTAGTAATTAGAATAAAGGCAGGGGCAAAGGCTGGTGGCTGTCCTCTGTTTATATCAGACCTAGCCTCCATCCTCTGAGACACACCCCAGAAAGATTCACATCGGCCCTCCAGTGACAGTACTCATCTGCCCTCTGTGATGGGGGGGTGGCAGCTGTGGAGAGATCTTGCTGAGAAAGAGGCCTCCCCGTGCCCATCCCAATGTAAGCCTGCTTGCCTGCTCCTTGTGCACAAATGCAGCCAAGGCTGGGGGCCAGGCCAGGCTCCTATGGCAGTACCTGCCGGTCCCCATCACTGTCCCTTCGCTGTAGCCTCTGGAAATCTCGGCGGGCCCTTACCCGGGCCTCATATTCTGCTGAGCTCAGGCTGCCGCCCTCCAGCATCAGGTGTGGCTGATGGGGTTCTGAGAGGAGAGGACACAATTCTGTCAAGGAAGTCCCTGCCTCTGGACCCCAAGTGCCCAGTTTCACTGTCCGGGAGGAGCCTGCAGGTCCAGCCTTCCTACACCACAGGCTCCGCCCTCACAGATGACTCAGTCCATCTGGCTGGGGCCCAGAAACCTGTACTCGAGAAATGCTTCCCCCATTCATACAGAAGCAAGTCAGGGGTGACCCACGGTGTGTCCCAGTCTCTCACCACTGGGGTGTAGCAGGATCTCCAAGGCCCGGTCACAGTGGTGGCCCTCTGCCAGTGTGACACAGATGGTGGCTGCAGAGCTGGCATGAGGAGGGGCATCTGCCCGCAGGGCATGAGAGGGGCTCTCCAGGCCTGAGGGACACAGAGGCAGGAAGGGGAGATGCAGCCATCACACCTTCCCAGGGACAGCAACTGTTGGCAGGGGTCATGGCTGATTCAGTCAGCTCTCAAGAGTCTGATCTAAAGGGGTCAGATGGACAAGGGAGGATGTGCCTGCTTTCATGGGCAGGGAAGTAGATTCCAGCTGGGTTTCTGGCTGGTTGAAGAGTCATGCATCAGCCAGGTGCTGATTTAGCATCCACCCCCCACCTTCTGCATAAGGAAAAGGTACTTCCTCACGGGTACCGGTCCCATTGTAGTCTCTCTCTTCCCACTGGTGGGTGAGATGAGATATAAATAAATTACCTTGATAAaattaggggtgtgtgtgttaggtagAGGTGACCAGGGGATGCTCCCACTGCTAACCCAGATGTTCTTGAGGCTTGGGTCCCTGTCTTTTTGTCCTGTGTCCCTCCTATCCCTGAGCCTTATTTCCTTTCCAGTCACTACACTGGGAGGAGTGGGCATCTGAAAAGAGGGCAGGCCAGCCAGATGCACCCACCTGCAAGCAGGCATGGCCCAGTCACCAGCATCTCGAAGGAGAAGGTATATGGGGCAGGGCATCGGGCAGGGCCTGAGAACACGTCCTGAGGGGCAGCTGGCTCCTCCCACGCCAGCCCTTCCTCCTGAGGGCTGCCCACCCCGAAGCAGCTGGTGGGGCTGGAAGGGAGCATGAGGAGGGTCACTGGGCCACCGTGAAGGCCCCTAACCCCTCCGGCTGACTGGCCCCAGCCCTTCCTCACCCTTCCCATCCCCTGGGGTACCCTGCCAATGCCCCCTCACCCGCACTAGACCCAGAGAAGCCGAGGGAGGGACGAAGAGAATCACCATAGGCCCAACCTGTCGTCACAGAGCCCCGGAGGCCTGGGGGGCCCCGGCGGGCCTGGCGGGGCCAGTGGGGTGAGCACAGTGGGCAGTGCCACATGCAGCACCCCGTCAGGCCTTGAGGGCAGCTCCCGGCTGCTGTGCAGGGTCACCGTCATGGTGCCAGCCGCGGCGATAAGGCCTGTGGGCAGCACCAACGTGGACCGGGCCTGGGCCAGATCCAAGACAAGATGACCTATGATGGGTGAGAAATGGGGTCAGAGCATGCTGGaagcagagaagagggaggaagctaGAGGTGGGAGCAGGCATCGGGTCAGGGAGCCTGGGCAAAGGGGACTTTGCGTGTTGGCACTAGGCTAATGCATTGGTGACACAGGATGGAGGCATGAGATGAATGATAGCAGGAGAGGCAGACTAACTGTGGAAAGATCTGGCTGTCATCAGGCAAGAGCTCAGTGACATCCTTGCTAATGGAAGGCTGAAGAGAAGGGGCCATGTCCACTCTCAAGGCCCTGGGAATACCCACACCCTCTGCCCCTCTCCCCCTGTCTGCCTCTTTCCATTCAGCCCTTGGCCACCATCCCTTGTGGATAGACACCTCCCTGTAGCCTGGGACCCCACTCTGCTCATAAATCTCCTGCTCATGAACCATCAGGAGCTCCCCCATTGCCCACTAAGGTGGCTCCAGAATTCTCTACTCCTCCCAGGCAGGAGGAACAAAGAAGCAGGAAGCAGGCTAGAGGACATAAAGCTCCATTTGCACACTGCACACACTGTTTTATTTAGCTCCTAGGTTTATTTGGGGACTCGGGGGGCTGCTAAAGGAATAATGACCAGCCATGTACAGTGGCAGCTGTGTACACCACCGACGTGGTCTGGCCCCAGCCCACCTTCACAGCCCTACTGTACCTCACTTCCTCACAATGACCAATTGTTCATCCTTtcagtaaatacttgctgaataactgaagggaagaaaaagatggaaagagagaaagaaaggggctTCCATTCCAGCCAATTGACATAGTGGAGAGAGCACAGCATCAGGTTTTAAATATCAGCTCTGTGACCTCTAATTGAGTCCTTTGGCAACTGTCTTGTTCTGaggagcctgtttcctcatccataaagtgGGGATCATAATAACTCTGTGATTGTGGGGAGGAACAAATGAGGTATGCAAAGCACCCAACATGTAAGTCAGTGACCCCAGCTATGACTTTCAACCCCCATAACAGGAGGGAGGGGGATTATCGCCCTTCCATCCCTCATAACAGGAAGAAACCAGCATTACCCACTACTCAGGATTCAAATGAGGTGATACTAGCGATTGTAAACTGTAAATCACTGTAAATATGAGGCATTTTATTGTCATTACCCACTATAACCTACTTATAAGCATTTGCTTATACTGTTGCCCCTACCTTCCACCTGAGTCCTACCCTTTCTTGCAGACAAATGCTGGCTCTCCCTCCTTCTGGAACATTCCTGGGGCCTCACCCCAGAGCTCACTCTAGCCTCTAACCATGAGCCTCCCAACCTGCTGGGCTTATGCCAGCTCTCAACACCACCAGATTCTGTTCCTTTTCTTACCTGGATTGTAAATCCCATGGGCAGGAATCAAAGGCATgtatgaatgaatcaatgaaagaACCAGGTGCAAACACAGCACACAGCGCAGGGCTGGGCTTCTGTCCCTTCCCCAGGCACTCACTGGGTCTCATAGTGCCAGGTTCTGTGTGAGGTGCTGGGATTTGGAGATGCTCCAGCagggagacagacaggcagatCTGTGACAATGACTCCGCCTGTAAGTGCCATAATGGAGGGGGCACAAAAGGCTGGGGAGCCAGGAAACAGTGCAGCTAATTATTTGTGGGGGAGTCAGGGAGAGTTTCCCAAGGAGTGACGTTTAGTGGACCTTAAAGGACAAGTAGGAATTTGCTCAATAGAAGATGGGAAGACAGAGCAGAGAGGTAGGAAGGGACCTGTCAGTCAGTGTGGCCAGTGGCGGTGGTACCTGGTGTGTGGGATCGCGGGGAAAGGGATGGAATGGGGTGAGACTGAGGGCCTTGGCTGCTAGGCACAGGAGTCTACACTTGATCCACTGGCCCACGCGGGACCTGGCTGAGGTGTGCAGCCTAAAAAAGTAAGGGGGCGGAGGGGACCAGCTGGGGAGAAGGCTCCCTTTGCAGCCCCCTAGAGAGACCCATCTCCTGGGCTGTAAGGGCTGCTGGCGCCCCCGCAAGCCCTGTGCTGCCTGCTATGTCTGTCTCCCTGGCTGTGAACCTCAGGGTCATGTtctcccagcacctggcacaggtcAGGTGCCCAGCCCACGACTGTTGAATACGAGGATGAGCCAATGAATGCACAAGGCAGCGCCTGGAGGAAGGCGGGGGACGGGCGTAGGCCGAGCGGGTGCGGGAGCCTGAGCTGCACCGGGCCTTCAGGAGCGCAGGTGCGGGAGCGTCGGACTCACCCTGCGCGCAGCGGCGGGGCGTCGGGGTCCCCAGCCCGGGGCCCAGAGCGCGGCAGCAGGCGGCCTGCGAGCGGCGCCGGCTCTGCAGCTGGAAGGAGACGCGCCGTCCGGCGGCCTCGGCCTCGAAGCCGGACACCACCTCGGCCTCGGCCAGCGGGTACACGAACACGCCTGCGGAGGGCGGCGGGAGGTGGCGTCGGACCCCGCCCGGTTCACCCCCCTCCCCGCCCGCGCCCCACCCGGACCTCACCGTCCACCGGGTGCGGCTGCGGGTTGCGGTAGGTGAGCCGGGCCCGCACGCTAAGGCAGGGGCCGTTGGCGCAGGCCCGGACCCAGGAGTCCGTGAGCGGCAGCGGCGTCCAGCTGGAGGGGCAGTACAGGCCGGGCATGGCGCCGGGAGGCCGGCCCTACGCGAACCGGCCTGGGGAGCTGGGCGCAAGGTGACGGGGCGCCCACCCCGCGCTCCAGAGGCCAGCGCGAGAGTCTCACTCCAACGCCCGGACGGGGCCTGTCGGGGCGCGAGGCCGAGCGGGGGCTCCTGCGGGCGACAGGTGGCGGGGGAGATAAGGGGGCGGAGGGCGTGGAGGCGAGGGGGGCATCCTCACGCGTTACCTGGTCAGCCGGGCCGCGGAGGGTTAATGATTAACGCGCGCTCGGGCGCCCAGCAGTCCCGCCGAGGCTCCCCCAGGGGTGGGGGCGGTCACAGCTGTTCCACCGCCCGCTCCCAACCTCGCTGCCACCCCCGTACATGCCGGCCCCCCGGGGCTCCCCGCGGCCGCCAGCTGTCGGAAGCGGCGCGGGTGGAGATGGAAGATGCTCCGGGAGGGCGGAGGTTTAAAAGGGCCCGAATTCCACCCCCCGAGGCCTCTGGCCTGGCGAGGGACGGCGGGGGCAGGGTGGAGGGGGCGCCGAAAGGGCCTCGGTCTTTCTCTCCCTGGTGCCTCATCCGACCGGGGTGCTGGCTGGAGTGGAGGGGTTAAGGGTGGGAAGAACGAGCTGGGAAAGCGAAAAGAGGGGTTCTTCGGGAGGCAAGCCCGGGAGAGGTGTCGGGCCAGGGGAGAGTCCATGGGAGTCGCCAGGGCATCGCTTCCCACCCCGGCAGAGCTGATGTGGGAGGAGGGGGCACCTGCAGTCGCCGCGGCCCGCGCAAGGGATGCCGCGGGCTGGCTCTGGGGATCGCCCCCCTCCCAGTGGCAGCTTCAGCCTCACCGTCGCGTCCTCCGCGGATTTCTAGGCGCCCACGGGATCCGTGTGGTTAGTGCCGCCTCTGCGTCCCGGGTGGCCCTGGGTCCCGGCACCTGCCGGCCGCCAGCTAGCGACTCTGGCTGCGGCGGCTCTGAGTCCCCGCAGGGGCGCGGGCCCTGCCGGCGGTGGTCCCGCCCCCGTTCTGAGAGGCCGCCCCTCCAGCCTGCCGTAGCCCCGCCTGCTGCTGCTGCGGCGGGGCTGGCGCTCCCCCCTCCCTCGGGCGAGGTACCGCCTCCGCGCCAGCCGCGGCAGCCCGAGCCAGACTGGGCACCGCAGTGCAGGGACCGCGTTCCCGCCGCCGCACGGATCCCCGTCACTGCGGGACCGAGGCCTCAGAGACCCCACCCTTTCCATTCTTCAGGAATAAGGCGTCCTGCAAGTGCCACCCGCACTGCCGCGACCCCAGCTATCCAATAGGACGGCATCCCattccccagcccaccccaccccctgccctgggTGGCTTCCCATCGCTGCAGAGACCCTCCCTCCTGACTGCAGCGAACCTCAGCCCCCCATCACCGTCACCGCAGGACTCTTCCCGCAAGAAGCCAACCCCTTTCCTTTGCAAAGTGCTCTTCATCACCGCAGAAAACCTCCCCCATCCCTGCAGGTACTTTTAGTTCATGCAGCCACTTCAGTGACCACTCACTCCAAGCAGGGATTCTTCACCACTGCAGcgacctcctcccacccccaaacaACCGGCCTTGGCATCGCTGCAGTGCCGACTGCCCACTTCTGCTGGGGTGGGAGGGTGTGCGCGATAGCTCCGTCAGCCTGTAACCCCTTGGTCTCTTCAGTTGTGCGGGTCTTGGGAGTGAAGCCTTCCAGCCTGAAGAGCCTTCTCATGGCTGCAGACCGCCGCTTCATAGCAGTGACCCCCACCCATCACCGAAGCGCCTGAAGAGAAAACATCTCTGCTTGTCAGAAGGGCCCCTTGTTATTGGCAGACTTTGCATGTGCTTGACAATGTTATACTGTCAAAAAGTAGGAAGGTCCGGTAAACCTCTCCCAGGACCCCCGAGGGAGAGTCTGAGAgccctggggaagggaggggagatgaCCATGTTTGGGGGTCATCCATGTAAGCTTTTTGACAGATGCCACACTGAGATTCTGCAGAGAGAGCCTGAGGAGAGCTGGGGGTGGAGGACAGCCAGTAGG
Coding sequences within it:
- the VWA5B2 gene encoding von Willebrand factor A domain-containing protein 5B2 isoform X8; translation: MPGLYCPSSWTPLPLTDSWVRACANGPCLSVRARLTYRNPQPHPVDGVFVYPLAEAEVVSGFEAEAAGRRVSFQLQSRRRSQAACCRALGPGLGTPTPRRCAQGHLVLDLAQARSTLVLPTGLIAAAGTMTVTLHSSRELPSRPDGVLHVALPTVLTPLAPPGPPGPPRPPGLCDDSPTSCFGVGSPQEEGLAWEEPAAPQDVFSGPARCPAPYTFSFEMLVTGPCLLAGLESPSHALRADAPPHASSAATICVTLAEGHHCDRALEILLHPSEPHQPHLMLEGGSLSSAEYEARVRARRDFQRLQRRDSDGDRQVWFLQRRFHKDILLNPVLVLSFCPDLSSKPGHLGTATRELLFLLDGSSAAHKDAIVLAVKSLPPQTLINLAVFGTLVQPLFPESRPCSDDAVQLICESIETLKIPSGPPDVLAALDWAMGQPQHRAYPRQLFLLTAASPMAATTHRTLELMRWHRGTARCFSFGLGPTCHQLLQGLSALSRGQAYFLRPGQRLQPMLVQALRKALEPALSDISVDWFVPDTVEALLTPREIPALYPGDQLLGYCSLFRVDGFRPRPPGGQEPGWQSLGGSVFPSPEEAPSAASPGTDPTGTSEPLGTGTVSAELSSPWAAGDSERSTDALTDPVTDPGPNPSSDTAIWRRIFQSSYIREQYVLTHCSASPEPGPGSTGSSESPGSQGPGSPEGSAPLEPPSQQGCRSLAWGEPAGSRSCPLPAPTLAPFKVGALSTEVLGRQHRAALAGRSLSSPPGRANQVPGRPRKPSLGAILDGPSPEPGQQLGQGLDDSGSLLSPAPMDWDMLMEPPFLFTAVPPSGESAPPAVPPQAPRCHVVIRGLCGEQPMCWEVGVGLETLWGPGDGSQPPSPPVREAAWDQALHRLTAASVVRDNEQLALRGGAETTADRGHARRCWLRALQTSKVSSAPSCFTCPVAVDATTREVLPGVLQVCSSEPAEPPGTPPAAHSCLDAAPLPTVVYSKGLQGGSPAGAWDSDQNGNSKCALGDAATPMEGPRRPPPRPPSRLSLGHRHKPCRPDLGQANNSEGIDHDYLPLVRLQEAPGSFRLDAPFCAAVRISQERLCRASPFAVHRASLSPTSASLPWALLGPGVGQGDSATASCSPSPSSGSEGPGQVDSGRGSDTEASEGAEGLGGTDLRGRTWATAVALAWLEHRCAAAFGEWELTAAKADCWLRAQHLPDGLDLAALKAAARGLFLLLRHWDQNLQLHLLCYSPANV